taatttaatttagaactaaaacatagaaaatatatttagcccttaaaacaatattattgtCCTTCACTATTCAATGTTTAAATCTTGTACTTTGTAATCACTCTTCCTCTTCCACCAAATCCAATTACATGCTTGGCAACATGAGACCAAAACGCGGGGGTGCAGAGAGAATTATTTTCGGTGTATGAAGAAAAGCCCGCCTCAAACAGGCCCgcccaaaaaataatatttcgcTTCGATCCGGCCCACGAGAGATAGATATTGCTCACAGAAAACGCGAAGCATTCCTAGTCCTAAACCTATAAAATGCTGTGTCCATGTTCTTCTGAAGCACGTAAGAGGTGTAATAACACTCGGAGTTCCCCACGCAacttttcttgtattttttctCGTCATTCACCGTAGGTTGTCGTAACCTTCTGCAAATTGCAAAATTTCTCATCCGATCACATTTTTCATTGAACTGGATCGCGATTGTTGCAATTTGTTTGTGTTTGCTTATTTCTTTGTTAACTTCAGGTACACGCAGACTTCAAGTTGTCAAGTCCTCGAAATCTATGGTACGTTGATCCACTACTTTTGTTTATTCTTTGTGTTTTTGACTCTGCAATCGACAATGTCAATGACAGAAATTGTAAATTTGAATCAATTGggaaattgtttctttttaatcttGAACTTCATCAGTGATCACTCTTTATCTTGATCGAGTCTTTAACATTGCGTGCCTTGGAACTTAATGGTCTAAGTGCTGaccttttttattctttgatcAAATAAGTGCGGATAATTTTCATGATCGTAgatatttcttttcttctttatgctTTGAAAAAATTGCAGGCTTATCACGGAGATGATCGATATGCAACCTTTGAACAGTATTATCGTTGTTACCCTGTCTCCTTCATCGACAAGGTACGATCACTGATTCGGCCTCTGGCGGTCTACGATGCCTGTAATTTTTCTTGATAGTCGCCAgagagaaaatttttaaatttgaagcttttattttctttccgcATATGTTAGAACTTCTCTATTCATATTGGTCCACGTATCCTTTGGGGTTTATATTTGTGCTTGTGTTAATCATCCAGGGTCCAATTGGTCTGTGGCCACTGGCTATGGATTGCTTACTATACCGGATTGTTAGTGACATTGGTGCATTTTTCATGTGCATTGATTGAGctccctttttttttaaaaaaaaaacgtttaAATCAGCATGTGATTCAAAATATTGAACTGATTCCTTAATTTCTTGATTATTTACAGTCACATCTGGAAAAGGGTGATAAAAGTATGTAACAACAACTTATATTTTACTTCTTTGATTCTAAACATGTATGGAACTTTCGAAACTTGAGTGTCCCTATAAGTTTTCTTATGACAATTTTTGTTTCCTTCAGTTATCATGCCTCCCTCAGCTCTTGATCGCCTCGGTAAGTAAACGTTTGTCTGATTTCAactatttgattaatttttccTGCCTGCTAAATTACTGGCTTATTCATCTACATGTTATCACGACTTTCTCTGGTTTTGTTTCTCAGCTTCTTTGCACATAGAGTATCCTATGTTATTTCAACTCATTAATCCTTCTGCGGAAAGAGTTACACATTGTGGGGTGCTAGAATTCGTAGCTGATGAAGGGATCATATATATACCATACTGGGTAGGTGGTACCTCTTCTTTTGTGGATCTTATTTTCTGTGTCATTTCTTGCCAatgaatttttttctcctttgtttACAGTTTGtgatattcttttgtttttgttgtcaGATGATGAAAAATATGCTCCTCCAAGAGGGAGACCTTTTATATGTGAAAAACACCAACCTCACAAAAGCAACTTATGTGAAGCTGCAGCCTCACACAATGGATTTTTTAGATATCTCCAATCCAAAAGCCATGTTAGTATTCTTTTACAACATCTAGATATGCTTTTGGAAATGTGTCAATTGATATGctctttctttctcttgatTATTCACAGCTTAGAGACTTCACTGAGGAGTTACTCATGCTTAACAACTGGGGACACTATAATGGTTCAATATAACAAGAAGGAGTATTACATTGACATTGTTGAAACTCGACCCTCTCGTGCAGTTAGTATAATTGAAACTGACTGTGAAGTTGATTTTGCTCCGCCACTTGATTATGAAGAACCTAAGAAACAAGCCAAAGTTGACAGGAGAAGACCAGAGGGTTGGCTTTCTATGCTCTTTTGAATTTGCTCATTTTTATATAGTAAAAAGCTTCATTCGCAGTTTATGATTATATTCTTGGCATTTCAGTTGAAGATGAGCAGCCAAAAAAGATTGCCCGGTTCAATTCATTTTCTGGTTTTTCAAGACGCTTGGATGGTAAAGCCTCGTTGGAACCAGTTGAACAAACATCTCTTCCGGAGTTAGAGCAGAAACAAtatgacaaagaaatcaataatTCAGACTCTAAGCCAACAAATACTGCCTCTTATGGAGCTTTGGGAAAGCTGGCGTTTGAGTCAAATGCAACTACATCTAGCAATAAAGCAACACCTAAGGTAGTTTTTAGCGGTAGGAATTATTTGATAGACGCGTTTCATTAACATGATACTGAGTTCAGACTCTTAGTCCTTTCAGAAATCCAAcatggctttttttttttttaggctTCTCAAGAAAGTCAATGTGAAGACAAATCCCAGGAGGAAGAAGATCCAAAATTGAAACCTTTCATTCCCTTATCTGGTTCTGGAAGACGTTTGGGTGGTAAAACCTCAGCACACCCAATTGAAGTAGCATCTTTTCCTGAATTACATCAGAAAGAAACTGACAAAGGAATGAAGGATTCTGATTCTAAGCCAGCAAATATTGCGTCTCATAAAGCTTCTGGAAAGCTTGTGTGTGGGATAAATGCAGCTTCATCTAACTGTCAAGCAACATCTAAGGTAATTCTTAGCAGTAGCAATTTATGGAGAGACAAAGAAATGCCATAAAAATTCTATGATTccatttaaccaatttttctttgattttagaCTTCTCATGAAAACAGAAATCAAGAGAAATCTTTGGAGGAAGAAGATCCAAAATCCAAGCCTTTCATTCCATTCTCTGGACTTGGAAGACGTTTGGGTGGTAAAGCCTCAGCACAACCAGTTGAAGAAACATCCCGTCCAGAGCTAAAGCAGAAAGAAACTGACAAAGAAACAAAGAATTTTGATTCTAGCCCAACAAATACTGCGTTGTGTAAATCTTTTGGAAATCTTGTGTTTGGATCCAATGTAACTACGTCTAGCATTCAAGCAACACCTAAGGTAATTCTCAGCAGTAGCAATTTTCTTGATAGACAGAAATGTCATAAAAAGTCTATAATTTGTTTACAGGATGCATTTTCTTTGTTTACATGATGCAGTCTATAATTTGTTTACATGATGCATTTTCTTTGTTTACATGATGCAGTCTATAATTATGCATTTTCACTTCAGAAGTCCATCTAAccactttctttgtttttagttttctcCAAGAAACAAAAGTCAAGAGAATTCCCAAAAGGAAGAAGAACTAAAGTTCAAGCCTTTCACCGGAAAGAAGCATACGTTAATGGATTGATCTCATTGGcaattttgtattgttttcttttgataAACGGAATATTGGTTGAACACATTGGCTAAGCTTAATCCATATTCATGCtatatatgtaatataagaTGTAACCTCGTGGAACCAGAAATTACTCCAAAAGATTGTAATTACATGATCATGTAGAGTTCTCAAGAGCATAAACTGAAttcttatttgatttattttgccGATATTCGTCTGCCACTGGTAGTATTTAATGCTACAGGcctcttattttcttttatcagttttttttttatgcaaaacaTTTCTTAAATTATACGATGCCCGCATATGATTTGAGAAGCCCTACGGAGGGAAGAATCTAGTTGAATGGAATTTGTATAAAACAGTAATGGAGATAATGTATCCCGTAAAAGTAAGATGCTAACAATGCGCTAAGAAAATTGTGCGAGAAGCACAAACAGCAGTCATGTTTCAAGTTCGTAATCTCAGCCATTCCGGTTAAAACCGACAGAGAAAGAAATGAAGAACTATAAAATTTAACCCAACAAGCTAAagataaaaaaggttaaattgaAACTACAATTTGACTTTTATAAACTCTTCCGTTTAACGTAGTTAAAAAACCAcaatttataagaattttagtacaagaaagaaaaaaacatttttgttcaattttttcatAAGAGTTTTGTTTAATCAATCGGTTAAGCTCGACATCAATAGAAGTAGTAATAACATACATTATGCATCCTTAACACATGATTAAGATTTGTAAAATGTGTAATAAAAATCATCAAATACAAATTCAGACAATTGTAAAATGTATTCGCAAGAATTTGTCTATTATTAGCATTTCTGTGTGGATAATAATCACACATTTCTGTAATGTATGGATTTTTGGCGTTAAGGGTTGCACGCAGATTATAATTGAAGCATGGTTCTCTTGGGAGTTTTCGTCTGTCTTCAAAACATACTAACTTTGCCTAttgtttgaaataaatatataaaattctccAATAACATTAATCAACATCAAACCACAGTACAATACCAGAGACCACAAATTCTCAGAACTTGGAAGTGTAAGTTAAGCTACTACTGATGTCTCAATCGAAACCTTTCTACAACACTCCACACTTTCAGGCTTCTCATCGCTTTCCCACAGTTCTGGAAATGCCTCCTTCATATTATGGATGCTCTCTAGGGCATGATCCACTCCCGTAGTTCTAACAGAATTTCCCACCTGCATGCATGCATGTCACATTGGATAATTCAACAACTGTATAGGCTTCCTATTACATGTTCATGAGTATTCATGATGAATTTGTGAGGCTACTATATGCCGTTTGAAATCACTACCaccagaaagaaagaaaaaaaatactaatgttCTATTCTATGACTAGTGTTATGTTACTGACCAAGACTGTGTGAAGGTCTACGGATTTGCCCGATTGTAAATTGCGGAGACTGTCATCAAAGAATAACTGGAAAAGTAAAACAAAGTTACAAAATTTAGTTTGTAAGAAAATGCACATAATCAAAAAACTGATAAGTGGTATTCTTAGATGCAAAAGACACGAAACAGAGGTCAAATTAGGATTAGAGAGAGAAGGGAAAAGAAATGGGCAAAGGATTGGTGATCTTACTGTCCTTCGAGGGTCTATATCTGCCATactgaaaaccttttcaaatgAATCTTGAGAGGGTTTGCATACAACCGGGGTCCTCGGAAGCACTACATCAGAATCAGGACTATGAATGTATTCATAAAAATCAAAAACCCCAGTGGAATTTGGTTTACATTCACTGCCATCTTCATTGGAGGAATTCAGGGTCTCAAAGCATATAACTCTTTCAAAACAATCCTCCAATCCAAGCCTGCGAAGCACTCTACTAGCATGGGCCTCGTCTGAGTTCGTAAAAatcttgcaaaaaaaaattatgacagCAACATTATGCTGAAGATATATTTATGAATCAGGTTCTATTTTGTTCATTATGAAATAAGAGCAAAGAAACTCACAATTTTTCTAACAGGCAAGCTCAGCAAAACTCCCCTCAGAACAGGGTCAGGTTTCAGTATATCATATGGCAATCTACCATGAACAAAGCTGCTCAACACAAAGTAGTCCTCGGTGCTTATTATATTTCACATGATTTCTAACTACTACcaaaaaaaatcgaaaaatGGAACAAATCTCGGATGGTAGAGATAGTTTACCTATGAAAGTCATCATAGTTAAAGTCATAGCCAATAGCCTGATGAAAGAGAAAGCAAAAACGATTGGGATTGATTCGTTAGCATTACatctaaataaacaaataaaaatgccTTTTAACAAACAGTAAAAGTGCAATTACTTGCACTTATACCTTGAGACCAGCCATGGTTGTACCATAAGTCTTATATAAAGAAAAGCACAATTCAGGAACTTTAGCCTCTGGTATCCCAAGCTTTTGAATCATGTACTCTGCACAACCCATTGAAATAAAGAAATTCAGCGAAATCCCCACACATTAAAGTGATGACATATTCAATTCGGTGAAGTCATTACCCTGGATATTTTTCCTCACTTGCTCAGCCAATCCAGAACTCAATGGATAAAGGGTATCATCAAGATCTGAAATTAAGTTATCAACATTACCATGGCAGACAATGAAGCCTGCAATTAAGAGTGGGAAAGTGACCAAGAATAGTTAAGGCTTACCAAATAAAAGACAATCGTATTTGGCATTGGAAATCCCCTGGAACTGATCACCGTTCTCCATTTCAGACTCTAGCTGGCTCAACTGCACGCAAAAGAAGGAACCATTGCAGTATGTTAAAGTAACGCTACACTAAAATGTGAAGAAAATCTAGGTATTGTACGGATCATCACACTTACCGCGTTAGAAATTGTGATGGCAAGAAGAAGATGCAGATAGTAGATAAGAAAGGGtgggaagagaaaaaaatagaatggCGTCAAGTGGAAGCGATTTGTGAGATTTGTGACGTGAATAATGGTGATTGTGTTGAAAGGTTAATGTATGCATAAAACtagaaaagtaaaagaaatctCAAAGGTGTTGGGAACATTTATGACATGTACCACGTTGTCCATTCCCATGATGACACGTTTCTGTCTTCAAGATCTAACACGCATTCCACTCTTTGATCTTTACTTTCTTTGTACGCCCCAACTACGGGTCAAGAAGACGCAGGTTTCCACTTTCGGCTCTGCTctcaaatcaataataaaatatatacatataagaattagttttgttcaatttttacTTAACCCACTGCGCAAACACATCATAAAAACAGTACCCATGTTGTTGGTGCAGTTTTTGCACAGCAAGCCCAATTTTAGATTTGTCGGTGCATCGCGTAACGCTATGTAtacatataaatgtaaatacCAAACTGAAATATTCATGTCATCAACAACAtttatttcacataaaaatatattgtgtaGTGGGAACTTGGGATGTATTCAGCCAAGTGACATAGCAGGGAGGTATGTTGTGAAATCTGAAGTGCTGGTGGGATGTACTCAGCCAAGTGTCACAGCGAGGAAAGACGTTGTCCAAGTTAAGGTGTGTTAATGATGGAAGGAGGGGCAGGGGGAGAAAAGGTTGGACCCAACTTGGTGTGGGTGGCCGAGAACATCCTGACCCAATGGGCCGTCTACATCTAGGATTAGGGGTGGAAAGGCAAGGATCCTCC
This region of Vigna unguiculata cultivar IT97K-499-35 chromosome 5, ASM411807v1, whole genome shotgun sequence genomic DNA includes:
- the LOC114183424 gene encoding ubiquitin recognition factor in ER-associated degradation protein 1-like isoform X1 gives rise to the protein MAYHGDDRYATFEQYYRCYPVSFIDKSHLEKGDKIIMPPSALDRLASLHIEYPMLFQLINPSAERVTHCGVLEFVADEGIIYIPYWMMKNMLLQEGDLLYVKNTNLTKATYVKLQPHTMDFLDISNPKAILETSLRSYSCLTTGDTIMVQYNKKEYYIDIVETRPSRAVSIIETDCEVDFAPPLDYEEPKKQAKVDRRRPEVEDEQPKKIARFNSFSGFSRRLDGKASLEPVEQTSLPELEQKQYDKEINNSDSKPTNTASYGALGKLAFESNATTSSNKATPKASQESQCEDKSQEEEDPKLKPFIPLSGSGRRLGGKTSAHPIEVASFPELHQKETDKGMKDSDSKPANIASHKASGKLVCGINAASSNCQATSKTSHENRNQEKSLEEEDPKSKPFIPFSGLGRRLGGKASAQPVEETSRPELKQKETDKETKNFDSSPTNTALCKSFGNLVFGSNVTTSSIQATPKFSPRNKSQENSQKEEELKFKPFTGKKHTLMD
- the LOC114183763 gene encoding uncharacterized protein C24B11.05-like, producing MENGDQFQGISNAKYDCLLFDLDDTLYPLSSGLAEQVRKNIQEYMIQKLGIPEAKVPELCFSLYKTYGTTMAGLKAIGYDFNYDDFHSFVHGRLPYDILKPDPVLRGVLLSLPVRKIIFTNSDEAHASRVLRRLGLEDCFERVICFETLNSSNEDGSECKPNSTGVFDFYEYIHSPDSDVVLPRTPVVCKPSQDSFEKVFSMADIDPRRTLFFDDSLRNLQSGKSVDLHTVLVGNSVRTTGVDHALESIHNMKEAFPELWESDEKPESVECCRKVSIETSVVA
- the LOC114183424 gene encoding ubiquitin recognition factor in ER-associated degradation protein 1-like isoform X2 yields the protein MPPSALDRLASLHIEYPMLFQLINPSAERVTHCGVLEFVADEGIIYIPYWMMKNMLLQEGDLLYVKNTNLTKATYVKLQPHTMDFLDISNPKAILETSLRSYSCLTTGDTIMVQYNKKEYYIDIVETRPSRAVSIIETDCEVDFAPPLDYEEPKKQAKVDRRRPEVEDEQPKKIARFNSFSGFSRRLDGKASLEPVEQTSLPELEQKQYDKEINNSDSKPTNTASYGALGKLAFESNATTSSNKATPKASQESQCEDKSQEEEDPKLKPFIPLSGSGRRLGGKTSAHPIEVASFPELHQKETDKGMKDSDSKPANIASHKASGKLVCGINAASSNCQATSKTSHENRNQEKSLEEEDPKSKPFIPFSGLGRRLGGKASAQPVEETSRPELKQKETDKETKNFDSSPTNTALCKSFGNLVFGSNVTTSSIQATPKFSPRNKSQENSQKEEELKFKPFTGKKHTLMD